In a single window of the Pseudomonadota bacterium genome:
- a CDS encoding IS3 family transposase (programmed frameshift) encodes MKRKRYSEEKIISILKEHQAGATIVDLSRRYGIAENTIYRWKSKFGGMEVSEAKQLRELEQENARLKRLLAEAELDKSALKGLVEGKVVTASQRRRAVEHLKSRRFSERRACRLVGFSRSGIWYQPKGPNDSVLRHRLKTLAERHPRYGYPTLHDMLRLEGTVMNRKWTYRIYWEEGLQVRTKRRKKLTRPRVPMPLPTAVNQRWSIDFVSDQLANGRRFRVFNVLDDFSRECVLQVVDFSISGVRLTREFDRLGQVRQLPTTIVCDNGPELTCKAMYFWSKATGLKIQFIQPGKPTQNAFVESFNGTFREYCLDQHWFASIEDARSTVQIWNHHYNHVRPHRSLGKIPPAMFAQQAA; translated from the exons ATGAAGCGCAAGCGGTACAGCGAAGAGAAGATCATTTCGATCCTCAAGGAGCACCAGGCCGGAGCCACGATCGTGGACCTTTCCCGCCGCTACGGTATTGCTGAGAACACGATTTATCGTTGGAAGTCCAAATTCGGTGGCATGGAGGTTTCGGAGGCCAAGCAGCTACGTGAGCTCGAGCAGGAGAATGCCCGTTTGAAGCGTTTGCTGGCTGAAGCAGAACTCGACAAATCGGCGCTGAAGGGACTGGTTGAGG GGAAAGTGGTAACGGCCTCGCAGCGACGTCGGGCCGTGGAGCACCTCAAGAGTCGTCGCTTTTCCGAACGTCGGGCCTGCCGGCTGGTGGGCTTCAGTCGTTCTGGGATCTGGTATCAACCCAAGGGGCCGAACGACTCGGTGCTGAGGCACCGCCTGAAGACGCTGGCGGAACGTCATCCACGCTATGGCTATCCCACGCTGCACGACATGCTGCGGCTAGAAGGCACCGTGATGAACCGCAAGTGGACGTATCGGATCTATTGGGAGGAAGGGCTCCAGGTACGCACAAAGCGCCGTAAGAAGCTCACCAGACCGCGCGTACCGATGCCATTGCCGACTGCTGTTAATCAGCGCTGGTCGATCGATTTTGTGTCCGATCAGCTGGCCAATGGGCGACGGTTTCGGGTGTTCAACGTGTTGGATGATTTCTCTCGCGAATGCGTACTCCAGGTCGTCGATTTCTCCATCTCCGGAGTACGACTAACGAGAGAGTTTGATCGGCTGGGCCAGGTCCGGCAACTGCCTACAACCATCGTTTGCGACAACGGACCGGAACTGACCTGCAAGGCGATGTACTTCTGGTCCAAAGCGACTGGTTTAAAAATCCAGTTCATCCAACCTGGAAAGCCAACCCAGAATGCTTTCGTCGAGAGCTTCAACGGCACCTTCAGAGAATACTGTTTAGACCAACACTGGTTCGCCAGCATTGAGGATGCCAGATCGACTGTTCAGATCTGGAACCACCACTACAACCACGTCAGGCCACATCGGTCTCTAGGAAAAATCCCGCCGGCGATGTTCGCCCAGCAGGCAGCCTGA
- a CDS encoding HAMP domain-containing protein codes for MNIAKKSYQLRVRALFGLILFVLLAVLASLYQINVLQNAEENFERLGQLTLLEDQTAALAASSKNYLANAPRDFESYARDLKVFLHDIRGDFEALEVELSNVESGFANNQKLALPAFVQSLLNLSPDLAAVQTSLEATRSAWSNFRAGFEEKMGDDPDEPRLEWGAEFVVENRAGFEEQVMTMVKTYRSFLGTQSTLSQQVVFGLAGTLAVFGLLGLVRFYLRVVRRIGQTTDACIRVANGDFGYSLRVSGNDEITLLSRAFNLVSSRSQLVVKLLSEIQQTQRVEDCLATVIGASGTYLPVAWTGLLLPQQDGTGYHVSNALPPQTLQQWHDRSCDAASQLGTRLGQALLSGDPVLIDDLPALAMANTQDAFLRDLVRATQIKSLVALPMTSPKGWQGVLLFGSRSAVYREDQTALLRKLGPALAMHFERLAA; via the coding sequence ATGAACATCGCTAAGAAGTCATATCAACTGCGAGTTAGAGCACTCTTCGGACTGATACTTTTTGTCCTGCTGGCGGTGCTCGCCTCGCTGTATCAGATCAACGTGCTGCAAAACGCCGAGGAAAACTTCGAACGGCTGGGTCAGCTTACGTTGCTGGAGGACCAGACCGCCGCGCTGGCGGCTAGCAGCAAAAACTATCTGGCGAATGCACCGCGGGATTTCGAAAGCTACGCTCGGGACTTGAAGGTATTCCTGCATGACATCCGTGGCGACTTCGAGGCGCTTGAGGTTGAGCTCTCCAACGTCGAGAGCGGCTTTGCCAACAATCAAAAGCTGGCGCTGCCGGCATTTGTTCAGTCTTTGCTTAACCTCTCGCCAGATCTTGCGGCGGTGCAGACGTCGCTGGAAGCTACCCGCAGCGCCTGGAGCAACTTTCGGGCCGGCTTTGAAGAGAAGATGGGCGACGATCCGGACGAACCGCGGCTGGAGTGGGGCGCTGAGTTCGTGGTGGAAAACCGCGCCGGCTTCGAAGAGCAGGTGATGACGATGGTTAAGACCTATCGCTCCTTCCTGGGCACCCAGTCGACGCTAAGCCAGCAGGTGGTTTTTGGCCTTGCCGGCACGCTCGCGGTATTTGGTCTGCTGGGCCTGGTTAGGTTTTATCTGCGCGTAGTGCGCCGCATTGGCCAGACCACTGACGCGTGCATTCGCGTCGCTAACGGCGACTTCGGCTACAGCCTCCGGGTGTCCGGCAACGATGAAATCACGCTGCTCTCCCGCGCCTTCAATCTGGTCTCAAGCCGGTCTCAGCTCGTGGTGAAGTTGCTGAGCGAGATTCAGCAAACGCAGCGCGTCGAAGATTGCCTGGCCACGGTGATCGGCGCCTCTGGCACCTACCTGCCGGTTGCCTGGACTGGCCTGCTACTGCCGCAACAGGACGGCACCGGCTATCACGTGAGCAACGCCCTCCCGCCGCAGACGCTGCAGCAGTGGCACGACCGCAGCTGCGACGCCGCGTCACAGCTGGGTACGCGGCTTGGGCAGGCACTGCTGAGCGGCGACCCGGTGCTGATTGACGACCTACCGGCACTGGCCATGGCCAACACGCAAGATGCTTTTCTGCGAGACCTCGTCAGGGCCACCCAGATCAAATCACTGGTGGCACTGCCGATGACTTCTCCGAAAGGCTGGCAGGGGGTGCTGCTGTTCGGCTCCCGCTCCGCCGTATATCGAGAAGATCAGACCGCGCTGCTCAGAAAGCTCGGTCCAGCGCTGGCGATGCACTTCGAGCGTCTAGCCGCGTGA
- a CDS encoding TonB family protein: MIHSATKLLIVFALGLASQLALAQDAESGITRESPRATWRSERNFKATQKAWDLLADSRYQKAQEQFAKLSKRFRNPYEKSQALFGLAQAYMATGNVDGALAAYEQVLQLDALPNKPHFEALAQRDRLLEIQATGSAASKTLGAGLLVNAEPIVRVQPLYPRDEAIAGVEGSVTVEFTVTKTGDVVDPEVIKSNLPIAFAHEAIRAIQKWKFKPQISAGQPVSMRAKQTLDFKL; this comes from the coding sequence ATGATTCACTCAGCCACCAAGCTCCTCATCGTCTTTGCCCTGGGATTGGCCAGCCAATTGGCGCTGGCCCAGGATGCAGAGTCCGGGATAACCCGAGAATCTCCCAGAGCAACGTGGAGAAGCGAGCGAAATTTCAAGGCAACTCAGAAAGCGTGGGATTTGTTAGCCGACTCGCGATACCAGAAAGCGCAGGAGCAGTTCGCCAAACTCTCCAAGCGATTCCGCAACCCCTATGAGAAATCCCAAGCATTGTTTGGGCTTGCGCAGGCCTACATGGCTACGGGCAACGTTGACGGCGCCCTGGCAGCCTACGAACAAGTCCTGCAACTCGATGCCCTACCCAACAAACCTCACTTTGAGGCTCTGGCACAGCGGGATCGTCTGCTGGAAATTCAGGCCACCGGCTCAGCAGCTTCGAAAACACTTGGGGCGGGTCTTTTGGTCAACGCTGAACCGATTGTTAGGGTTCAGCCCCTGTATCCAAGAGATGAAGCGATCGCCGGCGTTGAGGGCAGTGTGACAGTGGAGTTCACCGTGACCAAGACAGGCGACGTGGTCGATCCCGAGGTGATCAAATCCAACCTTCCAATCGCGTTTGCCCATGAGGCTATCCGGGCTATCCAAAAATGGAAGTTCAAACCTCAAATTAGCGCAGGGCAACCGGTATCAATGCGGGCCAAGCAGACGCTGGATTTCAAACTTTAG
- a CDS encoding serine/threonine-protein kinase: protein MTTITHIGKYEVRREIGRGGMGVVYEGFDPDVRRQVAIKTLHPHLIDEDNVSELERFRREAQAAAACIHPNIVHILEFGQSHGTPYIAMDFVEGDSLEIAMRERSDFGLRQVLKVFSQMLSALRAAHRLGIVHRDIKPGNVLVDQQWFTRLTDFGIARVENSSLTKAGVIVGTPLYMPPEQSMALQLDHRADLFSATVVLHEMLAYARIPQSIPCKPLEPIPGLPPSLRLDPSAPIPNALHPVLRRGLSPDRNLRHRDAEQLAREIKQALVEIRKDHRPDTLPTSQQQAVTVVQAPHVVATDENVSIISSAMSDTGNTTLNSGLASALDETFLSELKESLARYVRGNVTELVDRHAENAISVAELVHLLAEEIPKSRLRRKFLDQWSS from the coding sequence GTGACAACCATCACGCACATCGGGAAGTACGAAGTCCGCCGAGAAATTGGCCGCGGCGGTATGGGCGTGGTGTACGAGGGTTTTGATCCGGACGTGCGGCGCCAGGTCGCGATCAAAACGCTACACCCACATCTCATCGACGAGGACAACGTCAGCGAGCTTGAGCGCTTTCGGCGCGAGGCCCAGGCCGCTGCGGCGTGTATCCATCCAAATATTGTGCACATCCTGGAGTTTGGTCAGTCGCACGGCACGCCATACATCGCGATGGACTTCGTCGAGGGTGATTCGCTGGAAATCGCAATGCGGGAGCGATCGGACTTTGGGCTCAGGCAGGTGCTCAAGGTGTTTTCCCAGATGCTGTCAGCACTGCGCGCTGCCCATCGACTTGGCATCGTGCACCGGGACATTAAACCCGGCAACGTGCTGGTGGATCAGCAGTGGTTTACCCGGCTTACTGACTTTGGCATCGCCCGCGTGGAGAACAGCTCGCTGACCAAAGCCGGCGTAATCGTCGGGACACCACTCTACATGCCGCCGGAGCAGTCGATGGCGCTGCAGCTAGACCACCGCGCCGACCTTTTCTCCGCCACCGTAGTGCTGCACGAAATGCTGGCGTACGCCCGCATACCCCAATCGATACCCTGCAAACCGCTGGAGCCGATTCCCGGACTACCGCCATCACTGCGCCTAGACCCCTCGGCGCCGATTCCCAACGCCTTACACCCGGTGCTCCGGCGTGGGCTCAGCCCAGACCGCAACCTGCGTCATCGGGATGCAGAACAACTTGCCCGAGAAATCAAACAGGCGCTGGTCGAGATCCGAAAAGACCATCGGCCGGACACTTTGCCCACTTCCCAGCAGCAGGCGGTCACGGTTGTTCAGGCGCCCCATGTCGTGGCAACGGACGAAAACGTGTCGATCATCTCCAGTGCCATGTCCGATACCGGGAATACAACGCTGAACAGCGGGTTGGCCAGCGCCCTCGACGAGACCTTCCTCAGCGAGCTCAAAGAGAGTTTGGCGCGCTACGTGCGGGGCAACGTGACAGAGCTTGTCGATCGCCACGCCGAAAACGCCATCAGCGTCGCTGAACTGGTCCATCTGCTGGCAGAGGAAATCCCCAAATCCCGGCTCCGCAGAAAATTTCTTGATCAATGGTCCTCGTGA
- a CDS encoding MFS transporter, protein MLAFAKRNFRWLAGGFLLTAFSSFGQTYFVSASVAEWQEAFALSQGQFGRLYMLATLASACCLPFVGRLVDVMPTHRLVALVVTSLAGAAVLAGFASSVAMLTVGIFLLRLLGQGMMTHIALTATGRWFSASRGRAVSLVVLGHQAGEATLPLSFAGLSLAFGYRAGWLAAAGMLLLIALPLASWAYWKPRTPLAEHADDPQPRFVGRNWTRAEVLGDPIFWVLLIGVLAPPFIGTTIFYHQDYLATLNGWAPQLFPSALIPMAITTVCVALLTGGIIDRVGAVRVLPLYLLPLACACFAMALSGPAWSLFVAMFLLGISYGVSSTLLGALWPEIYGVLNLGAIRSVIVSAMVLATAAGPGITGTLIDWGVDLPRQMNWLGGYCLVAVGAMSLASRYLKKREGNGASQRPGPVANRS, encoded by the coding sequence ATGCTCGCGTTCGCAAAGCGCAACTTCCGCTGGCTGGCGGGCGGCTTCCTCCTCACAGCATTCTCTAGCTTCGGACAAACCTATTTTGTTTCGGCGTCGGTCGCGGAGTGGCAGGAAGCCTTTGCCTTAAGCCAGGGTCAGTTCGGTCGCCTGTATATGCTGGCGACCCTCGCCAGCGCCTGCTGTCTACCGTTTGTGGGCCGCCTCGTCGACGTGATGCCGACACACCGGCTGGTTGCTCTGGTGGTGACTTCCCTTGCCGGGGCAGCGGTGCTGGCAGGCTTCGCGAGCTCCGTGGCGATGCTGACGGTAGGTATTTTCCTACTTCGCCTGCTCGGTCAGGGCATGATGACCCATATCGCGCTGACCGCCACCGGACGTTGGTTTTCAGCCAGCCGAGGACGCGCCGTCTCGCTGGTGGTGCTTGGCCACCAGGCGGGCGAAGCCACCCTACCGTTGTCTTTTGCAGGATTGTCTCTGGCTTTCGGTTACCGCGCAGGTTGGCTGGCCGCGGCGGGCATGCTCTTGCTGATAGCTCTGCCTCTAGCTTCCTGGGCCTATTGGAAGCCTCGCACGCCACTCGCCGAGCACGCTGACGACCCGCAACCACGATTCGTAGGCCGCAACTGGACGCGAGCCGAGGTTTTGGGTGACCCGATATTCTGGGTGCTGTTAATCGGCGTGCTGGCCCCGCCGTTTATCGGCACCACAATCTTTTATCACCAGGACTATCTCGCCACGCTGAACGGCTGGGCGCCCCAGCTCTTTCCGAGCGCACTGATACCCATGGCAATCACGACGGTTTGTGTGGCGCTCTTGACCGGGGGAATAATCGATCGCGTTGGTGCGGTGCGTGTTCTTCCACTCTACCTGCTGCCCCTCGCCTGCGCCTGCTTTGCCATGGCGCTCAGCGGCCCAGCCTGGTCGCTGTTTGTGGCGATGTTCCTGCTTGGCATCAGTTACGGCGTTTCATCAACGCTCCTTGGGGCGCTATGGCCCGAGATCTATGGCGTGCTGAATCTCGGCGCCATCCGGTCAGTCATTGTGTCTGCCATGGTGCTAGCAACGGCCGCTGGACCAGGCATCACGGGCACGCTGATCGATTGGGGCGTCGATCTGCCCCGGCAGATGAACTGGTTAGGCGGGTACTGCCTCGTGGCTGTCGGCGCGATGAGCCTGGCTTCCCGCTATTTGAAGAAACGGGAAGGAAATGGGGCTAGTCAGCGCCCTGGGCCAGTAGCGAACCGTTCTTAA
- a CDS encoding helix-turn-helix domain-containing protein: protein MNTAVSIDGTNIPGVIRERWPSVIGKGGLTGYLAIPEVFLRCQNRMKLNSTEMMVLNNVLLHRWSPDRNPFPSNNQIAKRMGISARTVQRALERIQEKGLITRKIMRIRDEKSGEYRSIREIDIGPLVARLQTYARDLGTYAAEVRNSTSGKKSDHRIAV from the coding sequence ATGAATACTGCTGTATCCATCGACGGAACCAATATCCCAGGCGTCATTCGGGAGAGGTGGCCAAGTGTCATAGGCAAAGGTGGTTTGACCGGCTATTTGGCGATCCCAGAAGTCTTTCTTCGCTGCCAAAACCGGATGAAGCTCAATTCGACCGAGATGATGGTCCTAAATAATGTGCTCCTGCACCGGTGGTCACCTGATCGCAACCCATTCCCCTCAAATAATCAGATCGCCAAGAGAATGGGAATCTCCGCAAGGACAGTGCAACGGGCATTGGAGAGGATCCAGGAAAAAGGGCTTATCACGCGAAAGATCATGCGTATTCGGGATGAAAAAAGCGGGGAGTATCGGTCGATAAGAGAGATCGATATTGGCCCATTGGTTGCCCGGCTTCAAACATACGCACGCGATCTGGGTACGTACGCAGCCGAGGTGAGAAACTCTACCTCGGGAAAGAAATCAGATCATCGAATAGCGGTCTAG
- a CDS encoding transposase, with the protein MPRRPRFCPAGLPVHLIQRGNNRQILFTCDSDLAAYSNWLADGAERFGVSVHGWVFMANHVHLLATPDEEDSLSRLMQFLGRLYVRHFNYTYQRSGTLFEGRFKSCVVQDDQYLLSCLRYIELNPVRAGMVADPGDYLWSSFRAHAFGALPRMWSSHDLYLKLGLDEKQRARAWRALASDTLDAEVLAKLRLCANTGLVPGSEAFRRQVDRLRM; encoded by the coding sequence ATGCCAAGACGACCCCGATTCTGTCCGGCGGGTCTGCCGGTTCATTTGATACAGCGAGGCAATAATCGACAGATTTTGTTCACCTGTGATTCTGATCTAGCGGCTTATTCCAATTGGCTGGCCGATGGCGCCGAACGATTTGGTGTTTCGGTTCATGGCTGGGTTTTTATGGCTAACCATGTGCACCTGCTGGCGACCCCTGACGAAGAAGACAGCCTCTCGAGATTGATGCAGTTTCTTGGGCGCCTGTATGTGCGCCACTTCAATTACACCTACCAACGCAGTGGTACGCTGTTCGAAGGACGATTCAAATCTTGCGTTGTACAGGACGATCAGTATCTTCTGAGCTGTCTTCGCTATATTGAACTGAATCCAGTGCGAGCAGGGATGGTTGCCGACCCTGGTGATTACCTGTGGTCAAGCTTCCGCGCTCATGCTTTTGGCGCGCTACCGCGGATGTGGTCTTCCCACGACCTCTACTTGAAACTTGGATTAGATGAAAAGCAACGCGCGAGGGCTTGGCGAGCGTTGGCCAGCGATACCCTGGACGCTGAGGTGTTGGCCAAGCTCCGCCTTTGTGCCAACACCGGGTTGGTTCCGGGTAGCGAAGCATTCCGACGACAGGTGGACAGACTCAGAATGTAA
- a CDS encoding EAL domain-containing protein: MVTPPAAGTTLPLLADSPFRIYSVAEGLNQKTVHAVVQDNDGFLWIATFGGLNRFDGRTFESLTTREGLRQNLIQALRVDAQNRLWAGDAGGGLTLIENGKVVRTFEPDEASRGVVRAIIDVGDTLYIGSQPGGIRTLSLNDMDSGFQHLESAPDEIYTMDLAGDDTLYLISPAGLQRLKVTGGTVFEEVGNNLTAVATDRQGRVAVGDADGRIGWLQGDRIDWLDVNYEDRISGLVLDQGTLKWVFLEELGMFRFGDKDPSELGLAIAGTAQPLRDQEGLFWVPTRSGLARYLGPRFDHYSLEFEGRSPEVFAVRPGVGDGFWFGTNLGLLYLDGGGELINVSDELGIDRREVRDIRITRNGSTLWFGQVQGAVHGIDPVTRALQKTLAEDTSLTVGLTLDHRERLWIGSFLGTLTRYDPETEETRTYTIGKSASVYSLDMADDSHLWFSANFAGVFRIDTDDPDAAPERMASDERLQQEYYTHVVASGSGAATDVWFAGIKGSVFRLRDGELSSVFTESTLSNVTMYSIQPLPDDNLVLATSRGAYRYALATDTLERYGALDGFVALESKVHAMYYDGGDDLWIGTSSGLTVMDLTVPFDGVTAPAVQITARRVDGVAINSIAVLDSLSFDEVVIDFTAVSTRKPDGIEYSYQLAGHDAAWSDAARTTSISYSNLPPGDFTFGVRARLPGGEWSSPASWPFTVPTPVWRMPWFIAAAVLATLALVWSAVQLRLRSIANANLRLRQEVAERTESIEAGRRELELTNEQLSSEILERKKSDALRAEVEARFHQAYQNSPIGMALVDTDGLVYDANPRMKALFWPESDREQRKPLLTVVSDEDRAEFSDFLADYAADRAEVASMEAGCLAHDGAIRRIDFHPSAVRNQDGELRYIVLLAHDVTENRAMTDQLAYQARFDELTGLFNRRAFAERLTAVGEEEKPSAYLMFLDLDQFKVVNDTCGHAAGDELLCMVADALRACVRKADTVARLGGDEFAMIIVGCSEETALRRAETVRQHIQDLKFFWENDVFRVGASIGVVPIGAGSRDLNELQQLADAACYAAKDAGRNRVHMVTGAEDEVHAHRGEMRWVQRLNHAIDNENFELYGQRILPLADDHRSIERIEILLRMRDPVTRRLIPPGAFLPAAERYGLHGRLDQWVVGRVIESMAGQLASEVENREFWVNLSGASVGDPTVSRELIRMVEAADLPRGSLNFEITETAVIRKIGEAKQLIAALRAMGCRFALDDFGSGLSSFSHLRQLSVDCLKVDGQFIRDIGKNPTDRIFVKSIIDIAHTLDMTVTTEFVEDDDILGIVQSLGSDYAQGFGIHRPEPLNAMVSETTEVRVSGLNQSA, from the coding sequence GTGGTAACCCCTCCGGCTGCCGGCACCACCTTGCCGCTCCTGGCCGATTCGCCGTTTCGGATTTACTCGGTCGCCGAGGGGCTGAACCAGAAGACGGTTCATGCGGTCGTTCAGGACAACGACGGATTCCTGTGGATCGCGACGTTTGGCGGCCTCAATCGCTTCGACGGTCGCACTTTTGAGAGCCTTACGACCCGTGAGGGCCTACGCCAAAACCTGATTCAGGCGCTGCGTGTCGACGCCCAAAATCGTCTCTGGGCCGGTGACGCCGGCGGCGGCCTGACGCTGATTGAGAACGGCAAGGTGGTGCGCACGTTTGAACCCGACGAAGCCTCACGTGGCGTAGTCCGGGCGATTATTGACGTGGGGGATACGCTGTACATCGGCTCGCAGCCAGGCGGAATCCGGACCTTGTCCCTCAACGACATGGATAGCGGTTTTCAGCATCTTGAGAGCGCCCCAGACGAAATCTACACGATGGATCTTGCCGGCGACGACACGCTGTATTTGATCAGCCCGGCCGGCCTGCAACGGCTGAAGGTGACGGGTGGGACGGTGTTCGAGGAAGTCGGTAACAACCTGACCGCGGTTGCCACAGACCGGCAGGGTCGGGTCGCGGTCGGCGACGCCGACGGCCGCATCGGCTGGCTGCAGGGCGATCGCATCGACTGGCTCGACGTCAACTACGAGGATCGCATCTCTGGGCTGGTCCTCGATCAAGGAACGTTGAAATGGGTCTTTCTTGAGGAACTGGGTATGTTCCGGTTTGGCGACAAGGACCCATCTGAGCTGGGCCTCGCCATCGCCGGCACGGCACAACCGCTGCGAGATCAGGAAGGCTTGTTCTGGGTGCCGACCCGAAGCGGGCTGGCCCGTTACCTCGGTCCGCGTTTTGACCACTACTCGCTGGAATTTGAAGGCAGAAGTCCGGAGGTGTTTGCTGTCCGTCCCGGAGTCGGCGACGGTTTCTGGTTTGGCACCAACTTAGGCCTTTTGTATCTGGACGGCGGCGGCGAATTGATCAACGTCTCTGACGAGCTGGGTATCGATCGTCGCGAGGTGCGCGACATAAGAATAACGCGCAACGGCAGTACGTTGTGGTTTGGCCAGGTTCAGGGTGCCGTCCACGGCATCGACCCGGTCACAAGGGCGTTGCAAAAGACGTTGGCCGAAGACACATCCCTGACCGTCGGTTTGACGCTGGATCACCGCGAACGGCTCTGGATTGGTTCATTCCTGGGTACGCTGACGAGGTATGACCCGGAAACCGAAGAGACGCGAACGTACACAATCGGCAAGAGCGCCAGCGTGTATTCGCTGGATATGGCCGACGACAGCCACCTCTGGTTCAGCGCCAATTTCGCAGGCGTTTTTCGCATCGACACGGACGATCCGGACGCCGCGCCGGAGCGGATGGCGTCCGACGAGCGATTGCAGCAGGAGTACTACACGCATGTTGTCGCCTCTGGCAGCGGCGCAGCAACCGATGTCTGGTTCGCCGGCATCAAGGGCAGCGTGTTCCGGCTACGCGATGGTGAGCTCAGCAGCGTGTTTACCGAGTCGACCCTGTCCAATGTAACGATGTACTCGATTCAGCCGCTGCCGGATGACAATCTCGTCCTGGCGACGAGCCGGGGCGCGTACCGCTATGCGCTCGCCACGGACACGCTGGAGCGCTACGGCGCGCTGGACGGCTTCGTGGCGCTGGAATCCAAAGTGCACGCGATGTACTACGACGGCGGCGACGATCTCTGGATCGGGACGAGCAGCGGCCTCACGGTGATGGATCTTACCGTGCCGTTCGACGGCGTCACGGCACCCGCAGTGCAGATTACCGCCCGCCGGGTCGATGGCGTCGCGATCAACAGCATCGCGGTGCTGGACAGCCTCAGCTTCGATGAGGTTGTGATCGACTTCACCGCGGTATCGACACGCAAGCCCGATGGCATTGAGTACAGCTACCAGCTTGCGGGGCACGACGCGGCATGGAGCGATGCCGCAAGAACCACGTCGATCTCGTACTCCAATCTGCCGCCTGGCGACTTTACCTTCGGTGTTCGGGCGCGCTTGCCCGGTGGCGAATGGAGCTCGCCAGCCAGCTGGCCGTTCACGGTACCGACGCCGGTGTGGCGCATGCCTTGGTTCATCGCGGCCGCCGTCCTCGCCACGCTGGCGCTGGTATGGTCAGCCGTGCAGCTGCGGCTTCGCTCGATCGCCAACGCCAACCTTCGGCTCCGTCAGGAAGTCGCGGAACGGACAGAATCCATCGAGGCGGGCCGCCGCGAGCTCGAGCTGACCAATGAGCAGCTCAGCAGTGAAATCTTAGAGCGAAAAAAATCCGACGCGCTGCGCGCCGAGGTTGAGGCGCGCTTTCACCAGGCCTACCAGAACTCACCTATCGGTATGGCGCTGGTCGACACCGACGGGCTGGTCTATGACGCCAACCCGCGGATGAAGGCGTTGTTCTGGCCCGAGTCTGACCGCGAACAGCGCAAGCCGCTGCTAACCGTTGTCAGCGACGAGGATCGCGCCGAATTTTCCGACTTTCTCGCTGACTACGCCGCCGACAGGGCGGAAGTTGCGAGCATGGAAGCGGGATGCCTGGCCCATGACGGTGCGATCCGCCGTATCGACTTTCACCCGTCGGCCGTTCGTAATCAGGACGGCGAGTTGCGGTACATCGTGCTGCTTGCGCATGACGTTACCGAGAACCGGGCGATGACCGACCAGCTTGCGTACCAGGCGCGCTTCGATGAACTGACGGGACTCTTCAATCGGCGCGCCTTTGCCGAACGCCTGACCGCGGTCGGCGAGGAGGAGAAACCGAGCGCGTATTTGATGTTCCTTGATCTTGATCAGTTCAAGGTCGTCAACGATACCTGCGGGCACGCCGCCGGTGATGAGCTGCTGTGCATGGTTGCTGATGCGTTGCGTGCCTGTGTGCGCAAGGCCGATACGGTCGCACGGCTTGGCGGCGACGAATTCGCCATGATCATCGTCGGTTGCTCCGAAGAAACTGCCCTGAGGCGGGCCGAGACCGTCCGGCAACACATCCAGGATCTGAAGTTTTTCTGGGAGAACGACGTATTCCGGGTCGGTGCAAGTATCGGCGTCGTGCCGATCGGCGCCGGATCGCGGGATCTCAATGAACTTCAGCAGCTGGCTGACGCCGCCTGCTACGCCGCCAAAGACGCCGGCCGCAATCGCGTGCACATGGTCACCGGGGCTGAGGATGAAGTGCACGCGCATCGCGGCGAGATGCGCTGGGTGCAGCGACTTAACCATGCGATCGATAACGAAAATTTCGAGCTGTATGGCCAGCGTATCTTGCCCCTGGCGGACGACCACCGGTCAATCGAGCGTATCGAGATTCTGCTGCGCATGCGTGACCCAGTCACGCGTCGGCTGATTCCGCCGGGCGCATTCTTGCCGGCCGCCGAACGTTATGGGTTGCATGGGCGGCTCGACCAATGGGTGGTCGGCCGAGTCATCGAATCGATGGCCGGGCAACTCGCCAGCGAAGTCGAAAATCGCGAGTTTTGGGTCAACCTCTCTGGCGCCAGCGTCGGCGATCCGACGGTGTCGCGCGAACTGATCCGCATGGTCGAGGCGGCCGACTTGCCGCGCGGAAGTCTGAACTTTGAGATCACCGAAACCGCCGTAATCCGTAAGATCGGCGAGGCCAAGCAGCTCATCGCCGCGCTGCGGGCGATGGGTTGTCGATTCGCACTGGATGACTTTGGCAGTGGGCTGTCGTCCTTCAGCCACCTGAGACAGCTAAGCGTCGACTGCCTCAAGGTCGATGGTCAGTTCATTCGTGATATCGGCAAAAACCCAACCGACCGCATTTTCGTTAAATCGATCATCGACATCGCGCACACGCTCGACATGACGGTCACCACGGAGTTTGTCGAGGACGATGACATCCTAGGTATCGTGCAATCGCTGGGCAGCGACTACGCGCAGGGCTTCGGTATCCACCGGCCTGAACCGCTAAACGCGATGGTTTCAGAGACGACGGAGGTGCGCGTGAGCGGGCTCAATCAGTCGGCCTGA